From a region of the Spelaeicoccus albus genome:
- a CDS encoding amidase: MAELIDSSLLTLAHRIESRDISPVELTQAVLSEIESRNGELHAYICVYGDDALAKARTAEAEISGGRYRGPLHGIPMGIKDNFYFKDRITTMGSKIHERFVPDTGATAVDKLESAGAIFVGKLNLHEYALGVTTENPHFGDAKNPWNLTKIAGGSSGGAGVAIPTGLTIGSLGSDTSGSIRIPAACCGIVGLKPTYGRVSKFGVFPEAWTLDHVGPMARTVGDVAVLLDTVAGYDPKDPTSLNSPATTTYGALTGDIDGMVVGVNEQFFFKDVDRVVADVVRDGIRSLESRGAIIEPIEIPHIEDAEYAITIIDTSETSTVHHRALRDRPQDYGDDVRFLLECGEIPSAVDYLEAQQMRARLRQSFASVFDRVDVLAAPTLPIRTPDIGQATSSINGHSVDTVEALMRLVGPANLLGLPSLSAPCGLIDGMPVGLQIIGPPLGEQPVLNAARAVEDSGLFAVTELPH, encoded by the coding sequence ATGGCTGAACTGATCGACTCGTCGCTGCTGACGCTGGCACACCGCATCGAGTCTCGCGATATCTCTCCCGTTGAACTCACTCAAGCGGTACTGAGTGAAATCGAGAGCCGGAACGGCGAACTTCATGCGTACATCTGCGTTTACGGCGACGACGCATTGGCGAAGGCGCGCACGGCGGAAGCGGAAATTTCCGGAGGCCGATATCGCGGCCCGCTCCACGGAATCCCTATGGGTATCAAGGACAATTTTTACTTCAAAGACCGGATCACGACGATGGGGTCGAAGATCCACGAGCGGTTCGTGCCAGACACGGGTGCCACAGCGGTGGACAAGCTCGAGTCGGCCGGCGCGATCTTCGTGGGCAAACTCAATCTGCATGAATACGCGCTTGGAGTCACGACCGAGAACCCGCACTTCGGCGATGCCAAGAACCCGTGGAATCTCACTAAGATTGCCGGAGGGTCGAGCGGTGGGGCCGGGGTGGCGATTCCGACCGGTTTAACCATCGGGTCGCTTGGCTCGGACACGTCTGGATCGATACGCATACCGGCGGCATGCTGCGGAATCGTCGGGCTGAAGCCGACGTACGGACGAGTCAGTAAATTCGGGGTGTTCCCCGAGGCCTGGACTCTGGACCACGTCGGACCGATGGCGCGAACCGTCGGCGATGTCGCAGTTTTGCTCGACACTGTGGCGGGGTACGACCCGAAGGATCCGACATCACTCAATTCGCCCGCAACAACGACTTACGGTGCGCTCACGGGCGACATCGACGGTATGGTCGTCGGCGTTAACGAACAGTTCTTCTTCAAGGACGTCGACCGGGTCGTGGCCGACGTGGTTCGTGACGGAATCCGGAGTCTTGAGAGTCGCGGCGCCATTATCGAGCCAATCGAAATTCCGCACATCGAAGACGCCGAGTACGCCATCACCATCATCGATACATCCGAGACCAGCACCGTTCACCACCGTGCATTGCGGGACCGGCCCCAGGACTACGGCGACGACGTCCGATTCCTGCTGGAATGTGGAGAGATTCCCTCTGCAGTCGACTACCTCGAAGCCCAGCAGATGCGGGCGCGGCTGCGCCAAAGTTTTGCAAGCGTCTTCGATCGGGTCGATGTGCTTGCCGCACCGACACTGCCGATCCGGACGCCCGACATCGGTCAAGCGACGTCATCGATCAATGGCCATTCGGTCGACACCGTTGAAGCCCTGATGCGACTGGTCGGCCCGGCCAATTTGTTGGGATTGCCATCGCTTTCGGCGCCATGCGGCCTCATCGACGGCATGCCGGTCGGCCTGCAGATCATCGGTCCGCCACTGGGGGAGCAGCCCGTGCTGAACGCGGCCCGCGCCGTCGAAGACTCGGGACTCTTCGCGGTTACCGAACTGCCGCACTAA
- a CDS encoding NAD(P)/FAD-dependent oxidoreductase, which translates to MAEAIEIVVVGGGVIGTSIAFHLARLGVTNVTLIERGAIAGGASGQSGALVRSHYPDSPEAQVAWAAVPWFEEWAERVGGDCGFRQTGFLQLVHKVDKDLLEKNVARLQAIGVETQLVTAADARRLQPGLAIEDDEYAAYEQRSGYADPVATAQGFAAAAQRLGADIRTGESVRNLIADGTQVTGVVTSSGSLHAGVVILANGSWSAALARTVGVEIPIELVRGQAAIVSRPPTLPGVNGHLAIIDRRSGIYARPSGEHATLVGLSRGSTGTPLTSAEGVTPDRDFPETARAHLARTLPGFSDSTVQSAQAGPLDMTPDRCCVLGKPDGVSGLALAVGMSGSGFKKSPAIGACMAELIVNGKAETAPIDAFRLERFSTGSEIQKFEYLVGDSTDRGSFIH; encoded by the coding sequence ATGGCAGAAGCAATTGAAATCGTCGTCGTCGGCGGCGGAGTGATCGGAACGAGCATTGCGTTCCACTTGGCACGTCTCGGTGTCACCAACGTGACGCTGATCGAACGCGGTGCGATCGCCGGTGGAGCATCAGGACAATCGGGCGCCCTGGTTCGGAGCCATTACCCCGACAGTCCCGAGGCGCAGGTCGCGTGGGCGGCAGTGCCGTGGTTCGAAGAATGGGCGGAGCGTGTCGGCGGCGACTGTGGCTTCCGACAAACCGGATTCCTCCAGCTGGTTCACAAGGTCGATAAGGATTTGCTGGAAAAGAACGTCGCCCGGTTGCAGGCTATCGGCGTCGAAACCCAGCTCGTCACCGCAGCGGACGCGAGGCGACTTCAACCCGGACTCGCAATTGAAGACGACGAGTATGCGGCTTACGAGCAAAGAAGCGGGTACGCGGACCCGGTGGCGACAGCGCAAGGTTTCGCCGCCGCTGCTCAGCGGCTCGGTGCCGACATCCGGACCGGCGAATCGGTTCGGAACCTCATCGCTGACGGCACGCAAGTTACCGGAGTTGTGACGTCGTCCGGCTCGCTGCACGCCGGAGTCGTGATCCTGGCCAACGGCAGCTGGTCCGCAGCACTCGCTCGTACCGTGGGCGTCGAAATACCGATCGAACTCGTCCGCGGTCAGGCAGCTATCGTGTCGCGGCCACCAACGTTGCCTGGTGTCAATGGCCACCTTGCGATCATCGACAGGCGCTCGGGGATCTACGCCCGCCCTTCCGGGGAACACGCGACGTTGGTCGGGCTCAGTCGCGGAAGCACCGGTACCCCGCTCACGTCTGCAGAAGGTGTAACGCCCGACCGGGACTTCCCGGAAACCGCCCGAGCACACCTCGCTCGCACGCTGCCTGGATTCTCCGACTCGACCGTACAATCGGCGCAAGCGGGTCCATTAGATATGACGCCGGATCGGTGCTGCGTCCTCGGCAAACCGGATGGCGTTTCCGGGCTGGCACTCGCTGTTGGTATGAGCGGTAGCGGATTCAAGAAGTCGCCTGCTATTGGAGCCTGCATGGCCGAATTGATCGTCAACGGGAAAGCCGAGACGGCTCCGATCGACGCTTTCCGACTCGAAAGGTTTAGCACCGGGAGCGAAATACAAAAATTTGAATATCTCGTCGGCGATTCGACCGACAGGGGCTCTTTCATCCATTAG
- a CDS encoding transporter substrate-binding domain-containing protein, whose product MTTSSPPAHFTTDNGMNGLDRDLAVLIGKVLGLKPKITGVPIDQVIPGFQADRYDVVVSQFKPTTDRAKVLDFVDYAQSGTTLGLLASNPDKLTPKKLCGHSVGVQKGSSQAVVVLPDLNKKCQKEGQKPVTKKTFRDSTSALLALRSSRVDGVLIDSPVMGYAAKRSNGKVVTAGTLRSNPVSIGTLKGSKLIKPVQKALELLHENGAYEKVFAKWGMKANTVTKFSINAVQKD is encoded by the coding sequence ATGACTACGTCGAGTCCGCCAGCTCACTTCACGACCGACAACGGCATGAACGGATTGGACCGAGATCTCGCCGTGCTCATCGGAAAAGTTCTCGGTCTGAAACCGAAGATCACCGGGGTCCCGATTGATCAAGTCATACCGGGCTTCCAAGCAGATCGTTACGACGTTGTGGTTTCGCAGTTTAAGCCGACCACCGATCGTGCGAAGGTGTTGGACTTCGTGGACTACGCACAGTCCGGGACGACGCTCGGGCTGCTGGCTTCCAACCCGGACAAATTGACTCCGAAGAAACTGTGCGGCCATTCGGTGGGTGTGCAGAAGGGCTCCTCACAGGCCGTCGTCGTTCTCCCCGACCTCAACAAGAAATGTCAAAAGGAAGGCCAGAAGCCCGTGACTAAGAAGACCTTCCGTGACTCGACCTCGGCCCTGCTCGCCCTGCGCAGCAGCCGAGTTGACGGGGTGCTTATCGACTCACCGGTCATGGGCTATGCGGCAAAACGCTCGAACGGGAAAGTCGTCACTGCCGGCACATTGCGCTCGAATCCGGTATCGATTGGCACACTGAAGGGCAGCAAACTCATTAAACCCGTGCAGAAAGCGTTGGAGCTGCTGCACGAGAACGGAGCGTACGAGAAAGTCTTCGCCAAGTGGGGGATGAAAGCTAACACCGTCACGAAGTTCTCGATCAACGCCGTGCAAAAGGACTAA
- a CDS encoding amino acid ABC transporter permease, whose protein sequence is MATSTVSWNQPGGSQPGRDEPKVVQPRPKFSTGNSIGMAVAVIILAVLVLSAIRNDNFQWDVVFKYFLSKSIVRGLLTTIELTALSVAIGLSLGTVIAVMRLSKNPVLTYIASAYVWFFRGTPLLVQLIFWFNLSALYSRLSITIPFGPDLVSVNTNAVISPFIAAMLGLGLHAAGYMAEVVRGGILGVDQTQVEAACALGMSRGTRFRKVVWPQALRLIIPPAGNRVISELKDTSLVSVIAIPDVLYSAQIVYSRTYETIPLLIVATLWYLIVVSLLSIGQRVAEKRVGRSVKQSAMA, encoded by the coding sequence ATGGCTACCTCGACGGTGAGCTGGAACCAGCCCGGCGGCAGCCAGCCAGGGCGCGACGAACCCAAAGTCGTCCAACCTCGGCCGAAGTTCTCCACCGGGAACTCGATCGGCATGGCCGTCGCCGTCATAATTCTCGCGGTACTGGTATTGAGCGCGATCCGCAACGACAACTTTCAGTGGGACGTCGTCTTCAAGTATTTCTTGAGCAAGTCGATCGTTCGCGGGTTGCTGACCACAATCGAACTGACGGCGCTGAGTGTCGCGATCGGCCTATCGCTCGGCACTGTGATCGCGGTCATGCGTTTGTCGAAGAATCCAGTTCTCACCTACATCGCCAGCGCATACGTCTGGTTCTTTCGTGGGACCCCGTTACTGGTCCAGCTCATATTCTGGTTCAATCTCTCCGCGCTGTACTCGCGGCTGTCGATCACCATTCCGTTCGGACCGGATTTGGTGTCGGTCAACACCAACGCCGTGATCAGTCCGTTCATTGCCGCGATGCTCGGTTTGGGCCTGCATGCGGCCGGATACATGGCCGAAGTAGTCCGGGGCGGCATCCTCGGAGTCGACCAAACTCAGGTGGAGGCCGCTTGTGCGCTGGGGATGAGCCGCGGCACACGGTTCCGGAAAGTGGTGTGGCCCCAGGCATTGCGGCTCATCATCCCGCCAGCCGGTAACCGGGTCATCTCCGAGCTGAAGGATACGTCGCTCGTCAGTGTTATCGCGATTCCCGATGTCTTGTATAGCGCGCAAATCGTCTATTCGCGTACGTACGAGACTATTCCACTGCTGATCGTGGCGACCCTCTGGTACCTCATCGTGGTCTCGCTGTTGTCGATCGGACAGCGGGTCGCCGAGAAGCGGGTCGGCCGGAGCGTCAAACAATCGGCCATGGCGTAA
- a CDS encoding amino acid ABC transporter ATP-binding protein: protein MVELRSVHKSFGEVEVLRSIDLTVNRGDVVCLLGASGSGKSTLLRCINHLERVDSGDVLVDGEYVGYTARNDKLYELPENVVAKNRREIGMVFQSFGLFPHMSVLDNVMAGPLLVKQQGRAAAEKTAVALLERVGLGEKADGWPSQLSGGQQQRVAIARALAMEPKLMLFDEPTSALDPELVGEVLDVIKSLADVGMTMLIVTHEIGFADRVADVVALMHDGQIIETGSPSDVLHNPHHARTKQFLSQVL, encoded by the coding sequence ATGGTCGAGCTTCGATCGGTGCATAAATCGTTTGGGGAAGTCGAGGTTCTTCGTTCAATCGATTTGACGGTCAATCGAGGTGACGTCGTGTGCTTGCTGGGAGCGTCCGGATCGGGCAAAAGCACGTTGTTGCGATGCATCAATCACCTTGAGCGGGTGGATTCCGGCGACGTCCTCGTTGACGGCGAGTACGTCGGTTACACGGCACGCAATGACAAACTGTACGAGCTTCCGGAAAACGTTGTTGCAAAGAATCGGCGCGAAATTGGCATGGTCTTTCAGAGCTTCGGACTCTTCCCGCATATGAGTGTGCTCGATAACGTGATGGCAGGCCCGCTCCTCGTGAAACAACAGGGCCGGGCAGCTGCCGAAAAAACGGCAGTTGCCTTGCTTGAGCGAGTCGGTCTCGGGGAGAAGGCCGATGGGTGGCCAAGTCAATTGTCGGGAGGCCAGCAACAACGCGTCGCGATAGCCCGGGCCCTCGCCATGGAGCCGAAGCTCATGCTGTTCGACGAGCCGACGTCTGCCCTTGACCCGGAACTCGTCGGTGAGGTTCTCGACGTCATCAAAAGCCTGGCAGACGTCGGCATGACCATGCTGATCGTCACGCACGAAATTGGATTTGCCGACAGAGTCGCCGACGTGGTCGCACTCATGCATGACGGCCAGATCATCGAAACCGGCAGCCCGAGCGACGTCCTGCACAACCCGCATCACGCGCGAACCAAGCAATTCCTCTCGCAAGTGTTGTGA
- a CDS encoding ABC transporter substrate-binding protein, with protein sequence MQSRTSILASVLAVSLVGLAGCGSSEPPKNTAPNAHDVTAKCQKLEKKAQEKTGKGENTFVFAASTDPTSLNPFHTNDSDSFRIAHQIFEGLVWAKPCSPDPAPRLATKWNSSKDGKTYTFQLRKGVKFQDGTDFDSKAVCYNFEHMNNQPPGVARTEAASYEWKHIFKGFGSHSIYRSCETDGSHKVTIQLKSAFAGFLGALTSPAFAMQSPTALKKWDQVKAGEDPTSSEYATKHPTGTGPYKFVSWKKGKQVTLKRFDGYWGQKAKTPRVIITTIQDAQARANALAAGDIDGFDLVAPGDIGSLQKKGFDLIQRPPFNILYLGMNQKVKALSNIKVRKAIAYALNKEKIVKQTMTPGSTVAKEFIPKSVIGYNPDVTQYKYNPKKAKELLKKAGYPNLTLEFNYPTDVSRPYMPSPKDTFNEIRDELKAVGITIKPVADQWTDYLNRTSGTSDHGIHILGWTGEYNSADNFLGTFFGAQHAEWGFNNPQLFKKLAHAKQLPTTDEQETAYKKINEDIMKFLPGIPLGNGAPSLAFDPKVKGYVPSPVEDEVWNQVVVEK encoded by the coding sequence ATGCAGTCTCGTACCAGCATATTGGCCTCGGTTTTGGCAGTCTCACTCGTCGGCCTCGCCGGTTGCGGGAGCAGCGAGCCGCCGAAGAATACGGCGCCGAATGCTCACGACGTGACTGCGAAATGTCAAAAGCTTGAGAAGAAGGCACAGGAGAAGACCGGTAAGGGTGAGAACACCTTCGTGTTCGCCGCGTCCACCGATCCGACCTCACTCAATCCTTTTCACACGAACGACAGCGACTCGTTCCGGATCGCGCATCAGATTTTTGAAGGCCTCGTTTGGGCAAAGCCCTGCAGTCCGGATCCCGCGCCGCGTTTGGCGACGAAATGGAACTCCTCGAAAGACGGCAAAACTTACACGTTCCAGCTACGAAAAGGCGTGAAGTTCCAAGACGGCACCGATTTCGACTCGAAGGCGGTTTGTTACAACTTCGAACACATGAATAACCAGCCGCCGGGGGTTGCCCGTACCGAGGCCGCCAGCTATGAGTGGAAACACATATTCAAGGGCTTTGGGTCACACAGTATTTACCGGTCGTGTGAAACGGACGGCAGCCACAAGGTGACGATTCAGCTCAAGAGCGCTTTTGCGGGCTTTCTCGGAGCGTTGACCAGCCCGGCATTCGCTATGCAGAGCCCGACTGCGCTGAAGAAGTGGGACCAAGTCAAGGCCGGGGAAGATCCTACGTCGAGCGAATACGCAACGAAGCACCCCACCGGAACCGGGCCCTACAAGTTCGTCTCGTGGAAGAAGGGCAAGCAAGTAACGCTGAAACGGTTCGATGGCTATTGGGGGCAAAAAGCGAAGACGCCACGAGTCATTATTACAACTATCCAAGATGCTCAGGCCCGGGCGAATGCCTTGGCCGCCGGAGACATCGATGGTTTCGACCTCGTAGCTCCCGGCGACATCGGAAGCCTACAGAAAAAGGGCTTCGACCTTATTCAACGCCCACCCTTCAACATTTTGTACCTCGGAATGAACCAAAAAGTTAAGGCCTTGAGCAATATCAAGGTCCGCAAGGCGATCGCGTATGCTCTCAATAAAGAGAAAATCGTCAAGCAAACAATGACGCCGGGATCGACGGTCGCGAAAGAATTCATTCCGAAATCGGTGATTGGTTACAACCCGGACGTCACGCAATATAAATACAATCCCAAAAAGGCAAAAGAACTACTCAAAAAAGCCGGCTATCCTAATCTGACGCTGGAGTTCAACTACCCCACAGATGTCAGCCGCCCGTATATGCCAAGCCCCAAGGACACGTTTAACGAAATCCGCGACGAGCTGAAGGCCGTAGGAATCACCATCAAACCCGTGGCCGACCAGTGGACTGACTACCTCAATCGAACGTCCGGTACCTCCGACCACGGTATTCACATTCTCGGATGGACGGGTGAATACAATAGCGCCGACAACTTCTTGGGGACGTTCTTTGGTGCGCAGCACGCCGAATGGGGTTTCAACAATCCGCAACTTTTCAAAAAGCTTGCGCACGCCAAACAGCTGCCGACCACCGATGAGCAAGAAACGGCCTACAAAAAGATCAATGAAGACATCATGAAGTTTCTTCCCGGTATCCCACTCGGCAACGGTGCTCCGTCCTTGGCTTTTGATCCGAAGGTGAAAGGGTACGTCCCGAGCCCGGTCGAGGATGAAGTGTGGAACCAGGTAGTTGTCGAGAAGTAG
- a CDS encoding ABC transporter permease, with the protein MLRFAVRRLAMLVPTLFGLSILLFAWVRALPGGPARALLGQKATPSAIDAINKAYGFDQPLVQQYFTYLGSLLRGDFGSSIKKHETVLSAFADKLPATVELSILALIFAIVVGVPLGYFAGKRAGSTADATVVSFSLLGTVTPVFFLALLLKYVFALKLNIFDTVGRQDPRIEATHTTGFYVLDGIINGQFGAAWDAVMHLALPALALGTIPLAVVVRMTRASVSEVIHEDYVRTAEAKGLRTRTINIRHVMRNALLPVITSLGLQLGLLLAGAILTETVFDLDGIGQYLYEAIRDRDYPVLQGFILFIAIMFTLVTLVVDLLYGLIDPRVRES; encoded by the coding sequence ATGCTGCGATTCGCGGTACGCCGCCTGGCGATGCTCGTGCCAACGCTATTTGGACTATCCATCCTGCTGTTTGCGTGGGTGCGAGCATTGCCCGGCGGCCCAGCGAGAGCACTCTTGGGGCAAAAGGCAACACCGTCCGCTATCGACGCCATTAATAAGGCGTACGGCTTCGACCAGCCGCTGGTGCAGCAATACTTCACCTACCTGGGATCCTTGCTGCGCGGCGATTTTGGCTCGTCCATCAAAAAGCACGAGACGGTGCTGAGCGCGTTTGCCGACAAGTTGCCGGCAACTGTCGAACTTTCAATCCTTGCGTTGATCTTCGCGATCGTGGTCGGCGTTCCGCTCGGCTATTTCGCGGGCAAGCGGGCCGGAAGTACGGCCGACGCGACAGTGGTGTCATTCTCGTTGCTCGGCACCGTGACACCGGTGTTTTTTCTGGCGCTCTTGCTCAAATACGTTTTCGCCTTGAAGCTCAACATTTTCGATACCGTCGGTCGGCAAGATCCGCGGATTGAGGCAACCCACACCACCGGCTTCTACGTTCTTGACGGAATCATCAACGGACAGTTCGGTGCCGCCTGGGACGCCGTCATGCACCTCGCCCTTCCGGCGTTGGCGCTTGGCACAATACCGTTGGCCGTTGTCGTCCGCATGACTCGAGCCTCTGTCTCGGAAGTCATCCATGAAGATTATGTGCGTACTGCGGAGGCGAAAGGACTTCGTACTCGTACTATCAACATTCGGCACGTGATGCGCAACGCTCTTCTGCCGGTCATCACGAGTCTGGGGCTTCAGCTAGGGCTTTTGCTTGCCGGGGCAATTCTGACGGAGACGGTCTTTGACCTGGACGGGATCGGTCAATACCTCTATGAGGCAATTCGAGACCGCGATTATCCGGTACTGCAGGGGTTTATCTTGTTTATCGCAATTATGTTCACGTTGGTGACCTTGGTGGTCGACCTCCTATACGGCCTCATCGACCCCCGGGTTCGTGAATCATGA
- a CDS encoding ABC transporter permease has protein sequence MTAPQSIDPASGGAPLGPSADFQDRRGDSLWRGAFRRLAKSPMAIAGFVIVICFLAVALAAPLLAPYQPASTQWTDLSTPYFVLGHGHGHALGIDRWGSDMLTQLIYGARQSLIIGVVSTLIGLCVGSALGTVAGAFGRAVDAVVMRIVDVMLSIPSLLLAISIAAVMGKSTYALMVAIGAAQIPIFARLLRGSMLSERKSDYVLAATSLGLRRRTVVMGHMLPNSLGPTIVQATLSLATAIIDVAALSYLGLGQSDPAAAEWGRMIVGAQDRFAIAPWLAFYPGVCIALTALGFTLLGESLREALDPKQRR, from the coding sequence ATGACGGCGCCGCAATCCATAGACCCGGCTTCGGGCGGTGCGCCGCTGGGGCCGAGTGCCGATTTTCAGGACCGGCGGGGCGATAGCCTGTGGCGCGGCGCTTTCCGTCGATTAGCAAAGAGTCCCATGGCGATCGCGGGATTCGTCATCGTGATTTGCTTTTTGGCAGTCGCATTGGCCGCGCCGTTGTTGGCGCCGTATCAGCCTGCGTCTACGCAGTGGACCGACCTGTCGACTCCGTATTTCGTGCTGGGGCACGGTCACGGTCACGCACTCGGCATTGACCGGTGGGGTTCCGATATGTTGACTCAGCTCATATATGGGGCCCGGCAGTCGCTCATCATCGGGGTCGTCTCGACGCTGATAGGGCTGTGCGTGGGAAGTGCCTTGGGCACGGTGGCTGGAGCATTTGGCCGGGCTGTCGATGCCGTGGTCATGCGCATCGTCGACGTCATGCTTTCGATTCCGAGTCTGCTGCTAGCGATCAGCATCGCCGCCGTGATGGGGAAAAGTACCTACGCATTGATGGTGGCAATCGGCGCAGCGCAGATACCCATTTTTGCCCGCCTCCTCAGAGGGTCGATGCTGTCGGAACGAAAATCGGATTATGTCTTGGCGGCCACGTCGTTGGGGCTTCGTCGGCGGACGGTCGTGATGGGCCACATGCTGCCCAATTCGCTTGGCCCCACTATCGTCCAGGCGACCTTGAGCCTTGCTACCGCGATCATCGATGTTGCGGCGTTGTCATATCTCGGACTAGGCCAGTCCGACCCGGCCGCGGCAGAGTGGGGCCGGATGATCGTCGGCGCTCAAGACAGGTTTGCCATCGCGCCGTGGCTTGCGTTTTACCCAGGCGTTTGTATCGCGCTGACCGCGTTGGGATTCACCTTGTTGGGAGAGTCTCTTCGCGAAGCTCTAGACCCGAAGCAACGGAGGTGA
- a CDS encoding ABC transporter ATP-binding protein, which yields MTDVEHGVDNGHSGASSPAQRLLEVDKLSVTFQRRGQRAVPAVDEVSFGIDAGQHIGIVGESGSGKSVTSLAIMGLLPKHGVQVGGSVKYRGRELLGLPKHGLNNIRGSEIAMVFQDPMSSLNPVVTIGTQISEVIRRHRKVSRKEALEQSVSLLDRVGIADPRRRVKEYPFQLSGGMRQRVLIAIALACEPRLLIADEPTTALDVTIQAQILELLKDLVSGTGTALIMITHDLGVVAGLCDEVHVMYSGRVVESSPRRPLYARPRHPYTGGLLASIPRLDDPQGEALHPIAGSPTDTLPWSQGCAFQPRCGNAVQQCLESTPSLVPEGEGALRCFNPLNQVAVEEAPDE from the coding sequence ATGACCGACGTCGAGCACGGAGTGGACAACGGACATTCCGGAGCAAGCTCTCCGGCACAGCGATTGTTGGAAGTCGACAAGCTGTCCGTTACTTTTCAACGGCGCGGACAACGGGCTGTTCCCGCTGTTGACGAAGTCAGTTTCGGAATCGATGCCGGCCAGCACATCGGAATCGTTGGCGAATCCGGCAGCGGCAAGAGCGTGACGTCGCTGGCGATCATGGGTCTGTTGCCGAAGCATGGCGTACAAGTCGGCGGTAGCGTCAAATACCGCGGCCGCGAATTGCTGGGCCTACCGAAGCATGGCCTGAACAATATTCGCGGGAGCGAAATTGCCATGGTCTTTCAAGACCCGATGAGCTCACTCAACCCGGTGGTCACTATTGGCACCCAGATCTCGGAGGTGATCCGGCGGCACCGGAAAGTCTCAAGAAAAGAAGCGCTTGAGCAATCGGTCAGCCTGCTCGATCGCGTAGGCATTGCCGACCCGAGGCGCCGCGTCAAGGAGTACCCCTTTCAGCTCTCCGGCGGCATGCGCCAGCGCGTATTGATCGCGATCGCACTTGCTTGCGAGCCACGGCTGCTTATCGCCGATGAGCCGACAACCGCTCTCGATGTCACTATCCAAGCGCAGATTCTTGAATTACTGAAGGACCTGGTCTCCGGCACGGGCACGGCGCTGATTATGATCACGCACGATCTTGGAGTGGTCGCGGGCCTGTGCGACGAAGTCCACGTCATGTATTCGGGACGAGTCGTGGAATCGTCGCCGCGCCGGCCGCTGTATGCACGGCCGCGGCACCCTTATACGGGAGGCTTGCTCGCTTCGATTCCACGACTCGATGACCCCCAGGGCGAGGCGTTGCATCCAATCGCCGGCTCGCCGACCGACACCCTGCCGTGGAGCCAGGGATGCGCTTTTCAGCCCCGGTGCGGCAACGCAGTGCAGCAATGCCTCGAATCGACGCCGTCGTTGGTACCGGAGGGCGAGGGCGCTCTGAGGTGTTTCAACCCATTGAACCAAGTCGCCGTAGAAGAGGCCCCAGATGAATGA
- a CDS encoding ABC transporter ATP-binding protein: protein MNDDDVLLDVQDLKVHFPIKSGVVVSRTTGSVKAVDGVNLKVERGKTLGLVGESGCGKSTLGRAILRLTDPTSGSVYFDGADVAPLKGEELRRMRKRMQMVFQDPMGSLNPRQSVETILTEPLKAHGVQFDRKTKVAELLDLVGLPRNASNRYPHEFSGGQRQRIGIARAVALEPELVIADEPVSALDVSIQAQVLNLLADLQKALGLTYVVIAHDLAVVRHVSDDVAVMYLGEIVEYASSGELYDAPMHPYTKALMSAVPIPDPVVESERERILLAGDLPSPADPPSGCRFHTRCPFRQETLCADEHPPLNEISPGHTVACHWAREIASGEIQPTFLSAADAAEV from the coding sequence ATGAATGACGACGACGTCTTGCTTGACGTTCAAGACCTTAAAGTCCATTTTCCGATCAAGAGCGGAGTAGTCGTTTCGCGAACGACGGGCTCAGTCAAAGCTGTCGATGGCGTTAATTTGAAAGTCGAGCGCGGAAAGACGTTGGGCCTGGTGGGCGAATCCGGGTGCGGGAAGAGCACCCTCGGGCGGGCGATCCTGCGGCTGACCGATCCGACTTCGGGCTCGGTCTACTTCGACGGGGCGGACGTGGCGCCGTTGAAAGGCGAAGAGCTGCGCCGCATGCGAAAGCGGATGCAGATGGTCTTTCAAGACCCGATGGGATCCCTCAATCCACGGCAAAGTGTTGAGACTATTCTTACCGAGCCGCTCAAGGCCCACGGAGTGCAATTCGACCGCAAGACCAAGGTCGCCGAACTTTTGGATCTCGTGGGGTTGCCTAGGAACGCGTCGAATCGCTACCCGCACGAATTTTCCGGCGGGCAGCGGCAACGAATCGGTATTGCTCGAGCAGTCGCGTTGGAGCCCGAACTGGTCATTGCGGACGAGCCCGTGTCGGCCCTGGATGTTTCCATCCAGGCTCAAGTACTCAATTTGCTCGCCGATCTGCAAAAAGCGCTGGGGCTGACCTACGTCGTCATCGCCCATGACCTTGCAGTGGTCCGTCATGTCTCGGACGACGTCGCCGTGATGTATCTGGGAGAAATTGTCGAGTACGCCAGTTCGGGCGAACTGTACGACGCCCCGATGCACCCGTACACGAAGGCACTGATGTCGGCGGTTCCCATACCCGATCCCGTCGTCGAGTCGGAACGTGAGCGGATCCTGTTGGCGGGCGACTTGCCGTCACCGGCAGACCCTCCCTCCGGTTGCCGGTTCCACACCCGGTGTCCGTTTCGTCAAGAGACGCTATGCGCGGATGAACATCCCCCGTTGAACGAGATCTCGCCGGGCCACACCGTCGCGTGTCACTGGGCCCGGGAAATTGCGAGCGGCGAGATTCAACCAACTTTTCTGAGCGCGGCGGATGCGGCCGAAGTGTAG